From the Ciconia boyciana chromosome 6, ASM3463844v1, whole genome shotgun sequence genome, the window AGCTTCTGCTAAATGAACCCTGGCTCTGACGCCGTTTTGGGCTCTCCCTCACACACTTGGCATTTGCTGGTTTCCACGTGTTTCGCAGTGGAGCCCACAGGTGCTCTGACCTCCTCCCGCAACCCTATTCctcccaaaaaacccaccctgcaATAGTAAACATTGCATAAATAATCCTCCCTACGTATTCTCCAACCACTCCACCTTGGAAATGAATGACTGACGCCCTACAGCACCGAGGAAGCTGTGCCCTCTGAACCCCCTCAAACGCCTTGGGAAcggaaaggaagaaacaaatggAGACGTGTGGATCTTTCCCTTATGCACCGATCCTGCTGCGTTTGGCCCAaatcctgcagcagctccagaatACGGCTCACTTTGGCTGATGTTTTCAGGTGGGTTTGTGCTAAAGCTGCGTTTTTTCCAGCAGTGCCACTGGCCCGCAGGAGCAAGGGTGGAGGACGCTCGTCAgccagcccctgtccccaggctgcttCTCCCATGCAGGGTGGGAGATGTTTTAACTCTTCTGGTGCTCTGAGGATtgaatttcctttcaaaaactgAAGATTTATCAAAAGAGCTGCTTGTAGAAATACCTCCAGGTCAGCCAATGGCCAGCTGAGGTGGTGCCCCTGGTTGAAAATCACTTGTAGGTAAAAAACAAAGCTTCCCCAGGGCTTGGTGCTGGCTCCCTGTGCTGCTTTCCACTTCTCCGTCAACAGCAGTCACCTCTCGTCCCCGCGGGGGAATGGCCAGGGCCGGGTCAATGTTTAACCTAGCAGGGAAGGACGTGTGGGCACATCCGTGGGAGCCAGCCCTGGCCTCGGCAGGGAGCTCCCAAGGAACCGTGGTCGCTCGCAAGGGTCCCTCCACATTCAGGGATGAcggttttccttctttcaaagCCACCGCTCTGCAAGATGGGCCTGAGCTCTTCCAAAGCACACCCCAAGGTGACCAAGGTGGCACCGATGCGCGCTGGGGAGGACCTGCCCGCTCTCGCCACCCCGTACCGGCTCCCCGGCGTGCCGGGAGAGCCCAGCCTGCACCCGCTGGCCGTGGCAGAGTGGGGAAAACCCACATTTCACCTGCAACTTCCACCTCTCCGGGAGACCTGGTACGGGAGAGCCTCTGCAGGTAAGGGGGTCATCAATGAATTATTGCGAAGCGCAGGGCAGAGACCCACGGGGCATCAGCCGGGGCTGCGGGTTTGCTTGCTGCGGTGCAGGGTGGGTGTAGGTCTGTGCACGTGCCATTTGCATCAGTAGCTTTTTGCCATTTCCAGGATATTTTCGCTTTGAGAAAACTcatttcccccccccgcccagcctGTTTTGGAAAGCATCTCAGTCACCAGACCCCAGACCCCAGGCTCCTCACTCCCATCACCCCTGggaacagccctgctgcccagcaCCAGCCTGGCATGCAATGACACCTGCCTGCATCCGAGCAAGGCCTCATACAGCAGCCCCTTAACTCCTGGTTATACAACCGTTCTGCTTACCTGCTGCCACTGGGTATATCGATATCATTAGCTTAATTAGAAGTAGATTCTGGGTAATGTGCTCAGCAGGTAaaattcagcattaaaataaattatagccATGTCTCGCACAGGGCTAATTTCATAAGCcaagaggcagagaggaaggcAAATAGAATAGCTGTGTGCGTGGTTTTTTACAAGTGGCATCGTGCAGCCCCTCACAGCAGGGTTTAAACTCCATCCATACCCAAACCCTTCCCAGAGGCGAGGAATGAGGTTTGCACCCATCTGAAAGTGGATGCATAGCTCTGTACAACGAGCTGGATGGTGACGAACGGCTTCCCACAGCCACATTAGGCAAGCGTGGGGAGAAACCCCCATGAATGCCAACATGGTTTGAGAAAGGGCAACGCCGAGGAAGGAGGATCTGCAGCCCtagccccctcctcccctcttttccatttccaaaaatGAATTTCTGACACACGCCAAGCAGCATTAAGCACCGCTGCTTCACCAGGGGTGGGATATTTCCTTCAGGATCATCCACCGAGAGGCACCAGGAGACGGTGAAAGCAAATAAACCTCTGGCACGATAGCAGTGACGCTCCCAGAGCCAGAGGACCTGGGGTAAATACAGATCAGGTCTGGCTGTACAACAGGGGGTTTCAACTACTTCATGACAGCAAGAGCAACCAAATATTCCTGTTCTGGAAAATTATCATCACTGGGTATTTAACAGATGCCTATAAAACATGTgtacttttataaaaaatttcaaaacccCCTCAATAAATGTCATTTTctattacttttcattttcagaaataaaaagagtatGCTCAAGAGTACTTGAGCAATGTATTAGCTTGAGCTGCTGTCTAAATAAGCAAAGCCTCCAGGAGAATaggttttatttggtttatgAGGGTTCATCTCGGCTTGTGTTAAATCCTGCTTCCAGTGGGGAGAATCTGCTGCTACTGAAGTGCAAGGGTAAAAAATAGAAGTCATGAGAATGACTTCAGCTGGGACCCCGTGCTCCCTCGGTGGTGGCTGTGTGGTGGGACAGGAGTCCCTCCCCGCCAGCGTCACGCAGGTGTGCCAGGGACCGTCCCTGCCCCAGGACCGAGCAGGTTTGGGGACAGCGAGCACTTGGCTCCCAGTTCCTTATCTGTAGATGATAAGAGCAAACCTCCTACTAGACACATGCATGGATAGGATGAGAgggaataatttaaatacatttaaaaaaaaaaatctcataagGGAGAAATAACTTCCCCAAAGCCATACACCTTGCCAGAACAAGCTTCTCCCAAGCCCAAGTGTGCCGGGTCCCACGTTCCCAGCACCATGGGCCACCTCCTTACATTTTACTTCCCCCTTAGAAATTCTTTATGCACTAATTTGTCCTGCAGATTGAGAGGCAATAACTTAATAAACCACCCCCTTTTGCTATTACAAGCTGTTATTACAAGCTGTGCTCCCCGGCAGCTGAAGTCTATCTCCGGAGGAGCCACCTGCACTGGAAATTTTCGCTTCAGGCACCCATTCCTGCACGTgcggagcagctgcagctttgctCAGCGGTTAATCATTGCCGGTgctcagcagagcccagcaATCATTTATCCGATGGAGTCACCGTCTCCTCCCATACCCCAACACCCTCCCTCCAtcaccttctctctctcttctccaagAGCCCTGCCTTGGCAATCTTCCATGGGGCTCATTTAAAGGGACCACTGAAGTCCCCCATAAGGTCACctccaaattattatttttaatataactaTTAAATCTGGCATCAACTATAATGTAATTCCTGCACTTTatccccagctctcctccctgtGGCCACCTCAGGGCTCCCACCACATAGAAGCAAGAGCTGTTCAGCAACACCTCACTCAACTCCATGTATAAAATGGCATTTGAATGCACCAAGACAGTTTTTGGGGAGAATAGATAGGGCAGAGGAActcttttgtaaaataaatacttactgCACATGCAAGTATTTAtttgtgcaagaaaaaaaaaagaaggcagtcGTGTCCACCCAAGAGCACCAGCGCAGAACGGACCCGAGCCCAGGTCACATTCAGGCCTCAGTGAAGGCACTGCTTTAATAACTAACAGGCGATCGCTGGTGTGTAGCGTGTTATTTCAGGCTGATTTCCAAAGATGATGAGGGTCTGTGATCCTGCTGCTTGTCTGTCCATAACACTCACTAACTTCTGAACGCACTGGCTGGCtagagcccagctctgctgtggtcAGTAAAAGCATCAGAGATGTTTCTCAGTTCCAccaaaaaataacaataataaagcCTCAGGGGCTGAGCAGCAAGAAGAGATCCAAACTGCTGCCCGTTCCCCATTTTAAAAGCTCGGGTAGGCCACAGGAGACACAGAGGGTGGTTATTGTCACATATAGGATCCATGAGAAGTTGTAGAGTGAAGTAGGAGAGGTATGCGGCAGACATTCGTTAGAAATCGCAGGCACAGATACATCCTCACTTTATTTCTGCAGCTAATAGAATAATTTATACCATGTGTTACTGGGGTACACCAAGAGAGACATTAGTAGGACATGCCAACCAAAAAATAGGACAGAAAACTGTTGCTGAGTACAGCCTAGCAGTTGGTGATCACCCAACAGTAACTTCATCCATTTCTTCTCTAATCTTTCAGGCCCCCTTTCTTTCAACACTGTGCCAGAAAAGGGAGAAACCAGCATCATTAAACAGCACCCTCCTCGAAGACCTCAAGTAAGATGAGTTCAAAAAGCTCCCTATGGAGTTGCTCTGATTGACCCATTGACGCGGGCTTTCTTGGAGATGTGGGCACGTGCCACAGCACCACGGTGGGGGAAACAAACGTCCTATAGCAATGCAAATAGGAGGTCCTACCTCTAGATGATCATCCCTAGATGAGCTTTATCACCAGCCCAAGTTTGGTACCTGGGGCAGAGCAGGTACGTTGACTGCAGAGAGGTTATTTTTGGTTCATTAGCACAAGGGAGAGGACTTCATCTTCTAAGAACAGCCAAAGAGGGGGCAACGCAGCAAGGCCCTGCCTTTGCCCACCCGCCTCCATGGGTCCACGCCATGCTGGCCAGCCCTTTTGTGCTATGGAGACACCCAACAAGGACACATGTCCCAGTGCTGGCCATGAGGCCACCTCTCCTGCAGCGACCTGCTTTCCTTTGTGGTGTCTGGGTACCTGCAGCCAAACCTTAGTGCTCCCATGGGGCTAATGTGGCCGACAGAGCCCTGTGCAGAAGGGATCCAACTTGCATCACGTGGGGCTGGTTTTGGCTCTTCAGGCCAAATATCCCATCAAGGTCTGGCATCAGCTTAGGGGCAGAGAGGCAGGTAAAGCAGACAGATGTGCTTTGCAACAGGGGCCAGTGAAAGTACAGAGCAATTATTTTAGGTTTCAAGAATTGCTATGCATGCTGTGCACCTACACGTACCTTCACCTTCTCCCCTCAATAGCACTGTATATAtgttgcacacacacacatctgtatACCTAGACATAAAAAAATTCCTCCccaaacaaacataaaacatcCTTGTTCACTCCTCCATgaccttcctttccccttcctgcaCTTCCCAGATCTCTTCCCCTCCAAGCCCTGAAACCTGTGACTCTGCCTGACCTGGCAATCAGGTTTTTCCCCACACAAGACTTATCACGACATAACTAAAGctccaaaaatatatttatatccATATAATTTActgcaaagaaggaaaggaaacactGCTAGCACACCATGCCACACAAGGGTTAGAGTTGctatttcataaaaaaaaaaagtgacaagaaGCCTTCTACATGCATTTTCTGTGCTGATATTTTTATGCACTGATGCTTTTATACAATACAAAACCCGGGTGAGGCTGAGGCCATCACGTGCTCACAGGGCTAAGCTGGAGCTGCATTACCAGGGCTGTACAATTCTTGCCATGAATCAGGTTATTTAAAACCCAAGCCCAGAGAAGCACACTGCTTTCTGTGCTCCACCTGCATTTTTGTTGCTTCTCCACACCCTCCCAAACCAGCCAGCAATACCTTCCAACTTCCCATCTCTTACCTGCTCACTATTTAAGATGCAAAGCTGTCAGCGTTTGGCCGAGATTGAGGTCTCCCTCCTTCCCTACGCACCTACAGAGGGTGAGGGAGGGACGCTGGGGAACACCAGGCTCAGCCCCGCTCTGGATACCCCAGAGGTGCAGCTCCCCCACTTCGCTCCTCAGATCTTTCTCCTTCAGAGCCCTGGCCTGAGgctttcagctgtgtttcttccctgctgcttgGGCCAGGTCTGGGGCTCCAAAACTGAGAGCAAACAGGGCTCAGAGGAGTAAAATCAGACAGGGAAAGGGGACAACTTGAGCAGACCCCCCCCAAGCTTGGGTGCAGCAGGGTGTCCTGCTCAAGGAAGCACTCAGCTGCTGGAAAtaccccctctcctcctccctgtgcTCTCATTTAGACAGGACTTTTAATCAGCAATTAAGGGCCAATGTTGTACCTGCTGCTGAGACCTTCCTGAGAGCCCAGCTGCACAGGGCACATCAGCAGCCTAATTAGGCAGCTGGAGGGAGTCCTCAGCGGTTGGTGGTTGGGGACAAACAGAGGCAAATGCACTTCTTGGCTGTTTAACCCATGAAAGAGAGGTATTTGCCCAAACTGGCCATGTGCTTCTCTGTAACATTCCTGTAGGTGCTGGGTTGTCCCAGCACTGGGTGCAGCTTGGACCAGCTACCACTGGTCACCCTTCTTCCCAGCCACCTATATAACCCCTTGCAATTAAAATCCTTGGGTGAGCATCTCACCTCCGCTGCTCTGAGACCCCCCTGTTCCTCCCTGAGAGCATCTCCACTCTCCCAAAATTTGGTGACAAACCCTCTGCACATGTCCCACCACAGCAAACCTGCTGAAGCAGGGGTGCTTTGCTCAAGCCTTCCTTGCTGTGATTAAGgtctttttaatataataaagaaCAGAGGAGCCACCAGACGGGGTGAGCTGAAacccaggctgcagctctggccaAGACTGGTGGCTTCAGAGAGCACAGATGGCCACCAACTACTGAATAATGTGTCCCTGGATTTGGTGGGAGGATGAGGCAGCAGCACCTGGAATGAGTCCAGCTACGCCTGGTGAACCGTCATGTGGAATCGCAGCCTCATTTAAAAATCTCCTACCAGCATGTAATCTTTAGTCATTGATCTTATTTCCGTTACGGctgtatttatgtattattaaaacagtgataaTACTCATTGCAGGACACCACCACTGTTAATCCTACCCCATGCTTCTGCCATTGCTGTGAGGGAGCGTAAACAGCACCAGCAAAAGCCCTTTTCCCTGTGggaatattttcaaagacagcGGAGCAGGATGACATGGCCTTCTCAAGGACTTTTAGAGGATTTTGGTCAGGGAGTATTCCCAGAGAAAAATCCCATGAGGTTCACAGAGACGAAAGAAAAGAGTCGATTTTCCAGCCAGCGACACAACTTTAGGCGAAAGCCTGAAACTTGGCTTCCCCACCGGGCAAGTCGATAGATGCTGGAGTTCATCTGCCTTCCTTCGGCCACCCCGCGCTGGCTGCCTTGGTGGCATCTAGGAGCGATGCACAGCCCAGGCCACAGCTTGTGGTGTCACATGCTGCCATCTAGTGCCATTTTTTAAGCTTCATATTCAgttttgtggagttttttgATGCCGAAAGACATGTGAACTTGCCGTTCGGGGCTGACTGGGGATGCCTCCTTTACATGATGCTgctgactttcttttttctcctgcgTTATTGCATTGATTTTACAGGATGCTTCAAAACTACAGCTCAGGCTCTGGCAGCAGTTCAGTGCAGACAGCCGGAGGCATGTCACCATTTAGAGGACACTCTAGTTCCTATTCAAGAGGTTAATGATGTCCCATATAAAGTGCCAGTCAGGTCTTACTGATGAAGTCCTTGATGATGCTCCCCTTAATTTTTATGGAAGCTGGACTGAGCTCCCATCCTAGAAGGAGACGCTGGCAATATCAAGCCATGAACTGACCCAGTATCATCTAGTAGCTTGACACAATTTAAGGAGACAACTTACTTAGGTCCTTAAGATAAAAATCCATGCTCAGAGCAATCTGTAAAGCAAGTCTCTGGCCACTTCCGTTAGCCACCAGGAAAGACACTTTGTACCGTGCACAGTCCTGCAGAGAGAGGTTGTACTCAGGCCAACACAGGAGAGACTGGTTGGACGGAGGGGATGGTCCTCTGGGTCTCAAGTATGTGGGCTCTGCCCTAGGATGACCTGCTAGGAGACTTTATATTAAATTATGATACCTCTCCATGCTTCAGCCTCAACATGAAGCAATCTGGGCTGGGATTTATCTTCACTCTGGTCTTGGCTGGAGCCTTGGGCACTGTTAAGGCCTAAAGAGAAATAACTACAGGGATGAAATTAATGTCAAACTGGGTTTTTGCTGCTTTGACGCTAATGCAGGAGATTCCCCCAGTTTTGTTCACTCCCGAAGCACCTAAGGAGATGTTCATCTCCCTGAGCATCTGCTAGAGATGCTAATCTCCTTCCTGTATCCCAAGCAGCCAGGCCAGAATTGGAGCTGGAAAAATATCAAGGTAGTTTCATATAGGGTTTTATGATTGTGTGGAACAAGCAATGCTGAATATTATAAACATTGGACTCGTAGAGGCTTGAACCCGCTGGTCCTCTGCAAGCAATTGCTCCTGCAAAGCCCTGGAGTCAGCAAGAAGTGGCTGCAAGCCCAAAAACGAAGGTAAGTGCATGGGTCAAGCCCTGTGCACGGGTCGTTGATGGCTGCAGGCTCCTTTCCCTTCTGGTTCGGGCACCTCGAAGAGCTGGAGAGCAGAAGTTGGTGTTTTACACCGGCTGCGCTCCCATCCCTGGCTAAAGGTTTGAGTACCACGTTTTTAAACGGCTGAGCAACTTGAACACCCATCGCTTGCAGTCGGCAGGGAGAGGGCTGCAAGTGCTGTGTGCCGTAAACACCCCCTGCAACCCCAAACATGCAAAAGTGGTTCTTCCTTTTGAATCATGAGATTATCTTGGACAGCCGACTCAAAGCGGTAACACCTCGGGGGGCAGAAGCACGTATACATTGTcttaatgaagattttttttccatcatgcCCCAGAGCTGTGAGATAAACTGCAAGCGCAGTGGGAATCTGTGATAAATTTCTGCAAGTTGGCTATGCAGGGAGACACCCTTCATCCGGGGGGTGCCTGAGGGGCCGGGTGTGGATTTGTGAGCTGGTGgctgttcctttctctttcagaaagtgcAGGTGTGTTTActtatgtttttaaacaccTCGTAGGCTCCAGAGAAGAGGGGGCAAAGCCTGAGACACCTCCCTGGCAGGCGGCAGCACTTGCACAAGCTGCAGATGTTGGACTTGACCCGCAGGCGCCGAGAGGTAACGCTGAGATAGATTTGCGGAGAGGCCAGGGCTTCCCCTCTCAGACAGCGGTCTGCTCATCCCCTGTGTCTCTCCCATGGACGAAGAGGCTTAAAGCCTATTTCTGGGAAGAGCAGATGAAGCTTTCCTGGTGGTTTAGGCAGAGGTGAGGTGGGGAGCATCCCCGGGGTCCCCATGATCAGTaattacttctgatttttgCAATGCTTTGCCCTCATTTGGCCGTGGCCCACGgagaaaccaaaaaaatctctgtCTGGTTCATGTTCTGTCACATACCCAGTTTGGCAAATACCATTTTCCCTGGTTAAACTACTTGACTGTGTGATTATTTTCAGCGCCAACCCCCTAATGATATGCCGTGTTGAGCTGTTAAAACGTGttcactgctctgctgcttgtGTTGATGCCTCGTTTGCAAACCCAGGCAGAGCTGAAGCGAAATCTCCACAGGGAGGCAAAaatcaataaacaaaaaatcaagGAACTCAGCCCGAAGAAAGTCCTTGACACTCTACAGAGAGGCAACAGTGCCGAAAGCCGAGACCTCGTCCCTGCTGAGCACAATCAGCGTTTTCATGGAGACGACCATGGTAAGTAGAATAATTTTCCAAGGAGATGTAAAACTTGACAGCCTCTTAAATGTCATCAAAGAAGTTTCCCTATGGAAGCTGCTTCCActgctccatctcctgctgTGACACAGTGCAAGTTCAAAAGACTGGAGGCGAATGGGGAAAGCAGTGAGGTGCGGTCGTAAGGCAAAGCATTGGGGTGCCTCAGAGCAGGACGCAGGTTTCTGGGCTGCTTCTCTGATAGCATCCAAATAGACCTGAGTAGATGTGAAATAAGAGCCATGGAATAGCCACAGGGGCATAAAAGCAAAGTCCCCAGGGCCAGGCCCCTGCAGGAGCCGGTTTCCACTGGCAGAAGAGTCACAGCTTGGCCCACATGTGCCCTGCATGGCAAACTGAATACGAGGAGAGGGTGTCCCTGTGGTCCCACGTCCTTGGAGAGGCAGGGCGTCCATTGGGCAAAAGCGTCCCAGGCGGTGAGCATATAGACTGCTGCGTAGGTGAACATACATGGGCTGGGGGGAACCTCTGAAGCTCCACCAACATGACGGCCACAGgggtgaaggagaaaaaaaatggaaaatgactGCCTGAAGATCAACCCTTACACCAGGTTTTGTACCCCGccctctgccccagcactgGACACCTCCTGCCCGAGCCTGGGGTGTGCTCAGGTGGACGTAGGCTGTGACAATATCACAGTGGTCACTCTAACAGAGTTGGCAGTTGCCAATTAAAACGGGCCCTGCCAGCTTTCCTTCAAGCACGAGACGCCAATTACTCTGTCAGAGTCTCCACCACAACAGGCATCCATCCTCAGGTGGGGAGCCGAAGccaagccccagccccacgctaACCCAGCGATTGCCCCATGCAGGCACGGAGCTGGTCCCTTcctggagggagcagagggctgaACCGCTGGTAGCTGCAGTCATTGGTGGGTACACAACTGCCTGGTTCCCTGGCAAAATACACCAGGGCACATGGTGCAAACAACCAGCTCAAATCTTCAGCTGGGGTCAAGCAGGGTGGGCTTCAGAAGAGCTCTTCTACTGCACCAGGTTGGTTACATCTCAAATTTTTCTGCTCTGGAGAAAGCAAGTGTGACGTTCCCTCACAGCAAAAGGGAAACCTGGATGATTTGAGATCTCTGGTTATTTTCAGGGACCTTGTGAGACTGTTTTTTGGGAGAACAGTCAGCCTTGTCTCCCCCCCTTCACGTGCATGAAGGACTGAAGGAGGGCACCTACCTACATTTTGGGGTGTTGAACCTTGCAGTAAGTCTTCTCTGGCAGAACACCCTTGGGCACTTTGGGAAGCTGGAATGGGGctcagcaggagaaagaaatggagaatgAGCTGCTTGAGCAACAGCTGCTAGAGATTTGTTCCTGGCTTCATCATTGCATGGTCCACCAATATGTTGCATTTCTATGCATGGTGTAGTCTCTGGACTCCTGCCATCCTTAAATGACCATGGGGTAAATGTTACAGTCACTGAGGTTACTCACTTTTTAGGTTTAGTTTTATATGGAAACCGCTTCCCGCTGCCCAGAGCCAGGCAATTTCCATCGCAGATTTGCATCCCTCTGGGTGATGTGTAATTAAAGTGAGATGTTCCCGGTTAGACGATTTCCAGCCATGGTTCCGTATTACTTTCAACATCTGACGTGAAAACGCATCAGGTGAAATTAATTTAACGGTGACAGATCTCAGCCTCTCTTGGGCAcgtctccctgctgcagcccacgCCGTAGCGCAGGAGGGAGCTCGGCACGGTCGGCATGACAGCGATGCCAGCAAACGCTGAGCAGGGGCTTTTCATTCCCCCACACGCCTCGGGGATGGGCGAGCAGCAGGAATGGACGTAGCAAAAATCTGGAGAGATGACCTGTGGTGCTTTGGATTTGGCCGTGACTCTGCTCTAAGCTTTGGGGCAGTGGTTGACACAGGTtggaggagcagctgggggggtTGGAGATGCCAGGGCGCACAAGGTGACCTTACTGTCCCCAACGAAGGGGAAATCGAAGCGAATCTTAGCCGCCACTTCGTACTGACATCCCCAAGGCACGAGCcctgttctgctttccttgcaCGTGACAACTTCTGGTACAGGCTGGAAACGTATCACTGAGGGTAAAAATGCTTAAATCAGTGAAAAACTTGTCTGCCGGTGAACTTTCACCAGGAGAAAGGGGAACAGACTTGGCTGCTCCTATTTCCTCATGTTTCTTCGCCTCAGCTCTCTTCTTCTTGGGGTTAAAACCATACTGCCTCTTGCCAGGCTCTATAATTTAACCAGATATAATCCTGAGTATATTATACCTTACCCTGCCCAGCCCCGAGCATGGGGTCTGGTCTTACGGGGATCTCAGGATCTTCTTTACATGCCTCCAGCTGCCCATAACCATTTCCAGCTAAACTGTAAGGGACCATGcatgcagctctgcaaaattatcttttttttttttttttttctccccaaggAAACACATGGGGTAGAGGACTCTCCAGGCAGCATGACGGGTCTGAACTTTCTCCAGGCAAGAGCAGGAAGGTTGACCTGTGGTTCTGCAGGGAGTTGCCGACGAGGGATCTGTTCTGGGACACCTCCAGCACGGGCTCTGAGgagtgggaaagggaagagaagaagatTTACCGCAAGCTTGTGAGAACCAAGACAGAGAGAGTTTCTCTTTTCGATGACTTCTTTGATAAGGATTTCTAGTGGCATGGCTTGGGGTGAGAGGGACGTGCTGAAGAAACAGGGCCCAGCTCTGGTGGGGCTGAAAGCCCCCTGGATGGAGGGACTGAGGGTGGAGACATGATGTTGGCAGTAAGCAGCATTTCTGGGCGTATGGGCCAGTGGAAAGGCCAGCTGGAAATGAGGAGATCACCGATGTGGAGTGAATAATGACTGCTTGGGTTATGTGGCTGAATCAAAatatctgggggaaaaaatggcttGGACCGAGCAACAATGAAGTGGGGgtagagggaagaggaggaggctggcaaaaaaaacaagcagaagctggaaaataTTCTGGGTTAACCCCAAATATTAAGTtccaactgaaatgaaatgttttgcttgcCTTTGGGTTACTCAACCTTTCTGTTTAACTTGTTTTTAGTCTTGCATACTTTTCTAAACCACAGAAACCCAGTTCAAAACGCAAGGTAAAATGATTCATTTaggaaatctttaaaataaatattctggcatttctaaaattcctttttgacttttttttttggaatttcctctccttccctgccccagacacagaaatacatataCTTTCTTCAGTACTAACCTCCAGTTTTATGgaaaatcttctgaaaaagcTGGCTTTCGTTCACTTGCCTCCTCTGTCCAGGGTTCAGCGCTGCGCAGTGAGTGATGGAAACTGAGGGATCTCCAGCACCTCCTGCAGACACATACGGCGGTGGGGCTGGTCAAGGCTGCTGCATCCACCGAGAATTTGAACAAGCTGCCCTGTTGCAACCTGACATTCCCAAGTATATTGAAAAGGATTGTTATATGAAGGGTACCAGATCTATCAAAGAGATCCATGCAGTTTCCATCTCTcctaaactgtattttttcataaaattatcTGCTTTTCCTTATAAAATCATTTGTTATCTGAGAGAGAACTTCACCCAGTTCTCCTGTCTCCTATCTGGTTGTCTTT encodes:
- the CCDC198 gene encoding factor associated with metabolism and energy, which encodes MGLSSSKAHPKVTKVAPMRAGEDLPALATPYRLPGVPGEPSLHPLAVAEWGKPTFHLQLPPLRETWYGRASAGPLSFNTVPEKGETSIIKQHPPRRPQRLEPAGPLQAIAPAKPWSQQEVAASPKTKAPEKRGQSLRHLPGRRQHLHKLQMLDLTRRRREAELKRNLHREAKINKQKIKELSPKKVLDTLQRGNSAESRDLVPAEHNQRFHGDDHGNTWGRGLSRQHDGSELSPGKSRKVDLWFCRELPTRDLFWDTSSTGSEEWEREEKKIYRKLVRTKTERVSLFDDFFDKDF